In the Pedobacter cryoconitis genome, GGCCGATCCGTCAAACGCGCCATCCAATAAAGTGAAGTCAAGACCTACATTCAGTGATTTTACAGTTTCCCATTTGATGTCAGGGTTTTGAAAAGCCTTTTGCCAAACTCCAGTAGTCAGCTTGTTGCCTCCATTAGTAGCATATGCAGCATTAACAATTGAACTTTCAAACCTGTTAACGTACTGATTTGCTGGTATCCTCTGATTACCAGTTTGTCCATAACCTACACGGAATTTTAAATCAGATACCCACTTCACACTTTTCATAAAGTCCTCTTCAGAAATTCTCCATGCGGCACTTGCTGCAGGGAAATATCCATATTTGTTATTGGGACCAAAATTTGAAGAACCATCACGGCGAAGGGTTATACTAGCCAGATAACGGTCATGATAAGAATAGTCAACTTTTCCGAATAAAGAAAAGAGAGAGCCAAGGGCACCGTAACTAGAGTTATTGATGTTAGAAGAGCCAGTATTCAGGTAATAATAGTCCGGATTACCCAAAAGGAAGAAATCGTTTCTTCCACCACTAAGCTGACGGGAATTTGATTTAACAGCCTCTGACCCAACCAGTACATTCAATCTGTGCTTCTCATTGAATACTTTGCTATAGTTTAATGTATTTGACCAGGTCCATTCTGTATTATAACCCATGTATTCAGTTAAACTATTGGAGTTATTACCTTCTGAGAATTCCAGATTAGGATAGCGCATCGATAAACCGTTGTAGTTCTCATAACGCAGACCAAAATTAGTCTTTAATACAAGACCAGGTAAAATGTCACCTTCTCCATATACATTTCCGAAAAAGAAATTGCTTTTGTTTTTATTGTCTTTTGAGCGGTAAAGGACAGCCAATGGATTTTCAGCATTACCCAGCTGGCTACCTCTGCTACCAGCAAAATTTCCATTGATATCATATACAGGAATAATTGTTGGTATACGATAAGCCCAGCCCAATGCACTTCCCTGATCCTGGTAATCTCCAGCAGTGTTTTGATTTACGCCCATCCCATAACCTTCAGAATAGCTATATTGTATATTTTCACCAAAGCGTACTTTTTTGTTAAAGGCCGAAACGCTGGTATTGGATCTGACATTATAGCGCTTAAACCCTGTATACTTTAATGTTCCTTTCTGATCCAGATAACCGCCAGAAAGTGTATAAGTCGCATTTTCTCCACCGCCAGAGGCACTTAACTGGTAATTCTGAATAGGAGCTACGTCTGTAATCTCGTCGAACCAGTTAGTTCCCTGTTGATTTGCTTTTGTAATCTGGTAAAATTTATTAGGGTCGCGACTGTAATTATATTTTGAAGGATCTAAATCAGCAGCAGTAATTTCCTGACCTGTAGCCTGACCGGCAACCAAGTATTCCGGCAATGTCGGAACTGAACCTACTCCATAGTTTGTTCCCGCTGCAATCTTTTTTCCAGCATTGGTATAACCGTCGAATACATACTGTGCATATTGCTGAGGATTCATCATTTTTGGAAAACTACTTTTTCTTGGAGTCTGAGTACCATAATAAGAATCCAATGTAATTTTTGGTGCGCCCGCCACTCCTTTTTTAGTCGTGATAATTACAACACCATTGTTTGCTCTTGATCCATAGATGGAAGCCGAAGACGCATCTTTCAGTACCTGAAGACTTTCAATGTCATTTTGATTAAGCCATGATAATTTGCCTTCAAATGGTACCCCATCGATTACATAAAGAGGTTCGTTGTTGTTAATCGTACTTGTACCACGGATCCTGATTTGTGGTGTTGAACCTGGCGCACCATCGTTGATGATCTGCACACCAGTTGCCTTACCTTGTAAGGCTTCCACAGCACTTGCAGCTGGCTGGGCTTTTAAAAGGCCCATGTTTACCACTGCTACAGAACCCGTAAGATCCTTTTTACGTTGCGAAGAGTACCCCGTTACAATAACCTCAGTCAGGTTGTTGTTGTCGGCCAGTAAAATTACGCTGATATTGGTTTGTTTCCCAACCGGAATCTCTTTAGAGCCGTATCCAACAAAGGAAACAACAAGTACGTCAGTTGGTTTTACAAGAAGTGCGAATGCACCATTTCCGTCTGTGGTGGTACCACCCGGAGCATTTTTGATTTTAATGGAAGCGCCGATGACCGGTAATTTATCATCGCTGCCGATGACTTTTCCGGTGATTTTGCTTTGGGCCATTGCGCCGATAGCGAATGACAGGCCCAGGCACAAGAGAAGGAGAACCCTCTTGAAAAGTGGTAGATTTCGTTGCATAAGTTATATTTGGTTTAGTGAAGGGATATTAGTTATAAAGTTGTTTTATAGATTGTTTTTTTAAGGGTGAATAAATAGGTGTTTAGCGGTGGTAAATATTTAATACGTGTAGTTCTTACACTATATCTAAACTAAAGAAAGGAAAGATTAAATGCAATAGTTAAAAATTTTATTTTTTCTATTTCGGATATTCAAACCACAGCCGCTATCAATCAAGGTAAAATAAAAAGGTGGTGTTTTTGTTTTTAAATGAAAAAAGCCTCTCAGATATTATCTGAGAGGCTTTTTAAAATGATATTTTTAAAGTTTAAAACTAAATTTAGCTGTTGAAACGTCTCTTGAATTTGAACCAATAAAGACATTAAAGTCACCAGATTCAGCTGCAAATTTTAAATCAGAGTTATAAAACTTCAGCATTTCTGTGTCTATAGTAAACGTAATCTTCTTAGATTCACCCTTTTTCAGGAAGATCTTTTGGAAACCTTTTAGCTCTTTAACCGGGCGGGTCACAGAACCATAAATATCCTGAAGATATAATTGAACTATTTCATGACCATCAAATTTTCCTGTGTTTTTAACTGTAACAGTTGCTTGAATAGTCTGGCCACTTTTTAGTGCAGATTTATCTAATTTAATTGGAGAGAAATCGAAAAAGGTATAACTTAATCCGAAACCAAATGGGTATAGAGGATCATTTGAGCTATCAATATAACGTGACTTGAATTTCTCATTTGAAATACCATCATATGGGCGTCCAGTACTTTTATGGTTATAATATAGCGGGATCTGACCTACATTTCTTGGGAAAGTAGCTGTCAGTTTACCCGAAGGATTGTAATTACCAACCAATACATCAGCAATAGCATTTCCAGCTTCTGTACCACTAAACCAAGTTTCTAAAATAGCAGGAACATTGGCGTCTTCCCACTCCAGTGTCAACGGACGGCTGTTCATCAATACCAGAACGATCGGTTTACCCGTAGCCGATAAAGCTTTTAATAAATCTTTTTGATTCGGTAATAAATCAAGGTTTGTACGGCTTGTTGCCTCACCGCCCATGATTGCACTTTCACCTAAAACAACCACAGCGATATCAGCTTTTTGAGCTGCATTGACTGCCTCATCAATTAATTGCTTTGGTGATTTTGCATCTGCAGTGATATCAGCACCATTGGCATTGATCTGTTTTAAGATTGCTGGATTATCTACCAGGTTCGCACCTTTAGCATAAGTGATCTCCATATCAGGAGCGGCATTTTTTAAACCTTCAATTACACTGACAGCTTTTTTCCAGTCACCCGCTGCACTCCAGTTCCCAATCATGTCACGTTTATTATCAGCTAATGGGCCGATTAAAGCGATCTTTGCATTTCTCTTTAAAGGTAGCAACTGGTTGTTATTTTTCAACAACACCATAGAAGCAGCTGCGATGTTTTTGGCATCTAACCTGTTTTGTGCAGAAAGAATCTCTGTTTTTGCAAGTTCTTCATTCACATATTTGTAAGGATTTTCAAATAAACCCAATTTGTATTTTGATTCCAGAATCCTGCGGCAGGCCATGTCAATCACCTCTTCTGTGATTTTCTTTTCTTTCAAAGACTGCTTTAAAGTAGTCAGGAAACCTTCACTAACCATATCCATATCATTTCCAGCTTCCAGTGACCTTGCACTTACCGTTTGTAAATCACCCAGACCATGTGCAATCAGTTCACTCACACCTGTGTAATCACTCACTACAAAACCTTTGAAACCCCAGTCTTTACGTAATAAATCAGTTAATAACCATTTATTGGCAGTAGCCGGTGTGCCGTTAATATCATTGAAAGATACCATAACCGTTTC is a window encoding:
- a CDS encoding SusC/RagA family TonB-linked outer membrane protein; translation: MQRNLPLFKRVLLLLCLGLSFAIGAMAQSKITGKVIGSDDKLPVIGASIKIKNAPGGTTTDGNGAFALLVKPTDVLVVSFVGYGSKEIPVGKQTNISVILLADNNNLTEVIVTGYSSQRKKDLTGSVAVVNMGLLKAQPAASAVEALQGKATGVQIINDGAPGSTPQIRIRGTSTINNNEPLYVIDGVPFEGKLSWLNQNDIESLQVLKDASSASIYGSRANNGVVIITTKKGVAGAPKITLDSYYGTQTPRKSSFPKMMNPQQYAQYVFDGYTNAGKKIAAGTNYGVGSVPTLPEYLVAGQATGQEITAADLDPSKYNYSRDPNKFYQITKANQQGTNWFDEITDVAPIQNYQLSASGGGENATYTLSGGYLDQKGTLKYTGFKRYNVRSNTSVSAFNKKVRFGENIQYSYSEGYGMGVNQNTAGDYQDQGSALGWAYRIPTIIPVYDINGNFAGSRGSQLGNAENPLAVLYRSKDNKNKSNFFFGNVYGEGDILPGLVLKTNFGLRYENYNGLSMRYPNLEFSEGNNSNSLTEYMGYNTEWTWSNTLNYSKVFNEKHRLNVLVGSEAVKSNSRQLSGGRNDFFLLGNPDYYYLNTGSSNINNSSYGALGSLFSLFGKVDYSYHDRYLASITLRRDGSSNFGPNNKYGYFPAASAAWRISEEDFMKSVKWVSDLKFRVGYGQTGNQRIPANQYVNRFESSIVNAAYATNGGNKLTTGVWQKAFQNPDIKWETVKSLNVGLDFTLLDGAFDGSADWYSKKTTDMLYNLPQPSSVVGMSASPYVNIGDMSNKGIELNAAYHYGRKSDSPFKFDIGLNFSKNVNKIDKLAPGIFNQVYNNYRSLQTSVIQEGSPFGSFFGYKTAGIYQSAADIANNPSYAGARVGGLRYADINGDGIIDAKDRTVIGDPNPDFTYGVNLNASYKNFDISAFFYGVQGNDIFEATRYFTDFPSFDGAKSARLLDAWSPTNTSSQIPSSYVGASDLEFASSSYYVQKGSFFRMKNIQIGYSIPTAKAFGPKSGISRMRVYVSATNLFTITKYTGLDPEVSQTRESSNSVGGGMPADQFSALGIDKGVYPTPRQFLIGINVGF
- the bglX gene encoding beta-glucosidase BglX translates to MKTKTSLFFLAALFSANSLVAQQKKAASATDQKMNTFIDNLMSKMTVDEKIGQLNLPAVGFDVTGPILSQGVNEKIEKGLVGGVFNTFTPQAVLKLQKLAVTKSRLKIPLLFGYDVVHGHKTIFPIPLGLSASWDMDLIEKSARIAAREASADGLNWTFSPMVDIARDPRWGRIAEGSGEDPYLGSLIGAAMVRGYQTNSLSNKDAIMACVKHFALYGAAEGGRDYNTTDMSLIRMYNEYLPPYKAAIDAGAETVMVSFNDINGTPATANKWLLTDLLRKDWGFKGFVVSDYTGVSELIAHGLGDLQTVSARSLEAGNDMDMVSEGFLTTLKQSLKEKKITEEVIDMACRRILESKYKLGLFENPYKYVNEELAKTEILSAQNRLDAKNIAAASMVLLKNNNQLLPLKRNAKIALIGPLADNKRDMIGNWSAAGDWKKAVSVIEGLKNAAPDMEITYAKGANLVDNPAILKQINANGADITADAKSPKQLIDEAVNAAQKADIAVVVLGESAIMGGEATSRTNLDLLPNQKDLLKALSATGKPIVLVLMNSRPLTLEWEDANVPAILETWFSGTEAGNAIADVLVGNYNPSGKLTATFPRNVGQIPLYYNHKSTGRPYDGISNEKFKSRYIDSSNDPLYPFGFGLSYTFFDFSPIKLDKSALKSGQTIQATVTVKNTGKFDGHEIVQLYLQDIYGSVTRPVKELKGFQKIFLKKGESKKITFTIDTEMLKFYNSDLKFAAESGDFNVFIGSNSRDVSTAKFSFKL